The Providencia rettgeri genome includes a window with the following:
- the ygdK gene encoding Uncharacterized sufE-like protein ygdK, producing the protein MTSTNHELAPHPFGTEIKIQEIVEQFSTHKAWEDKYRLLIQLARKLPALSDDEKLQTQEVKGCENRVWIGALLNDDETFHFYGDSEGRVVKGLFAILLAAVEQKTAKEIMEIDFNHLLTQTGLPGQLSESRQNGIQSLITAIQNIANEMTPA; encoded by the coding sequence ATGACTTCGACTAACCATGAACTTGCTCCGCACCCATTCGGTACAGAGATTAAAATTCAAGAAATAGTTGAACAGTTTTCCACACATAAAGCATGGGAAGATAAATATCGTTTATTAATTCAATTGGCGAGAAAGTTGCCAGCATTGTCTGATGATGAAAAGCTGCAAACTCAAGAAGTTAAAGGCTGTGAAAACCGTGTTTGGATAGGCGCACTACTGAATGATGATGAAACATTTCATTTTTATGGGGATAGTGAAGGCCGAGTAGTGAAAGGATTATTTGCCATTTTGTTAGCTGCAGTTGAGCAAAAAACAGCGAAAGAGATTATGGAAATTGATTTTAATCACTTACTAACTCAAACCGGCTTACCTGGGCAGCTCAGTGAATCGCGCCAAAATGGTATTCAGTCACTCATTACTGCAATTCAAAATATTGCTAATGAAATGACGCCTGCATAA
- the csdA gene encoding Cysteine sulfinate desulfinase produces MNHFSAATFRLAFPAIDSPTLFFDSAATALKPIAMINASNDYYRLSGSSVYRGQSPESLKLTRDYELGRIRAAKYIHASSEKNIIWTRGTTESINLITQGYFRSRLQPNDEIIVSEIEHHSNLLPWIMLSQQTGAKIIKWPVEKNLTLNLDVLKSKLSEKTKVIAITQMSNVTGYQPDIQMVTQLAHQVGALVVVDGAQGVVHSPINVSELNIDFYVFSAHKLYGPTGLGVCYAKAELLEQMTPWHGGGKMLTHVTFDNFTLAPIPQRFEAGTPNIAGVIAFSATLEWLEKINLTLAETYTCSLIEYAAKKLSALPGFISYSVPHSPLLSFNFKDVHHSDLGALLTEQNIALRYGQHCTQPLMDALNISGCLRISMMPYNNQQDVDKFIDAVTVSLSILNE; encoded by the coding sequence ATGAATCATTTCAGCGCCGCCACATTTCGTCTCGCTTTTCCAGCGATAGACTCACCAACACTATTTTTTGATAGTGCAGCTACAGCATTAAAGCCCATTGCCATGATCAATGCATCAAATGACTATTATCGCTTGTCAGGCAGTTCGGTATATCGCGGGCAATCACCTGAATCATTAAAATTAACCCGTGACTATGAACTAGGTCGAATTCGTGCGGCGAAATATATTCATGCTTCAAGTGAAAAAAATATTATTTGGACTCGCGGAACAACAGAGTCAATTAATTTAATTACACAAGGTTATTTTCGCTCAAGATTACAGCCTAACGATGAAATTATTGTCAGCGAAATAGAACATCATTCAAATTTATTACCTTGGATTATGCTTTCACAGCAAACTGGTGCCAAAATTATAAAATGGCCGGTTGAAAAAAACCTGACGTTGAACCTTGATGTTCTCAAATCTAAATTATCGGAAAAAACGAAAGTCATCGCTATCACACAAATGTCTAATGTAACTGGCTATCAGCCAGATATACAGATGGTGACTCAGCTTGCTCACCAAGTAGGGGCGCTAGTCGTTGTTGATGGAGCACAAGGTGTCGTTCATAGTCCTATAAATGTCAGTGAGCTAAATATCGATTTCTATGTATTTTCAGCACATAAGTTATATGGGCCGACTGGGCTTGGGGTTTGCTACGCCAAAGCAGAACTTTTAGAGCAAATGACTCCTTGGCATGGTGGAGGAAAAATGTTGACTCACGTCACATTTGATAATTTCACTCTTGCCCCTATTCCCCAACGATTCGAAGCAGGAACACCGAATATTGCAGGGGTAATTGCCTTTTCGGCTACTCTAGAGTGGCTGGAAAAAATAAATTTAACACTAGCAGAAACATATACTTGCTCATTAATCGAATATGCAGCTAAAAAACTGTCGGCGCTACCCGGCTTTATTAGCTATAGTGTACCTCATTCTCCTTTGCTATCATTTAACTTCAAAGATGTTCACCATAGTGATCTGGGAGCCCTCTTGACCGAGCAAAATATTGCATTACGCTATGGTCAACATTGCACCCAACCATTAATGGATGCATTAAATATAAGTGGCTGCTTGCGCATCTCAATGATGCCTTACAATAACCAGCAAGATGTCGATAAATTTATCGATGCAGTTACTGTTTCACTTTCTATACTCAATGAATAA
- the ygdH_1 gene encoding LOG family protein ygdH: MITHISPLGSMDLLSQLEVDMLKRTASSDLYQLFRNCSLAVLHSGSLTDSSKELLEKSKDFDINVLRRERGVKLELIEPPEKAFVDGKIIRTLQANLFAVLRDILFVHAQITHAKEQFNLDLENGTHITNMIFSILRNARALHIDEDPSMIVCWGGPLD, from the coding sequence TTGATTACTCATATCAGTCCATTAGGATCTATGGATCTACTCTCTCAACTTGAAGTTGATATGCTAAAACGTACGGCCAGTAGCGATTTGTACCAATTATTTAGGAATTGCTCCTTAGCCGTTTTGCATTCAGGCAGCTTAACTGATAGCAGTAAAGAGCTATTAGAAAAAAGTAAAGACTTTGATATCAATGTATTACGCCGGGAGCGTGGCGTTAAACTTGAACTTATCGAGCCACCAGAAAAAGCCTTTGTTGATGGTAAAATCATCCGCACCTTACAAGCAAACCTGTTTGCCGTCTTACGTGATATTTTATTCGTTCATGCGCAAATTACGCATGCCAAAGAACAATTTAATCTAGACCTCGAAAACGGCACGCATATCACCAATATGATTTTCTCTATCTTGCGTAATGCTCGCGCACTACATATTGATGAAGACCCAAGTATGATTGTTTGCTGGGGGGGGCCACTCGATTAA
- the moeB_2 gene encoding Molybdopterin-synthase adenylyltransferase has translation MQAKLSDAWMQRFAGIGRLYGQHALHLFARSHICVIGIGGVGVWAAEALARSGIGHITLIDMDDICVTNTNRQLHAIKSTVGQPKVDVMKNRIFRN, from the coding sequence ATGCAAGCTAAGCTTTCTGATGCTTGGATGCAGCGTTTTGCTGGGATCGGGCGTTTATATGGGCAACATGCTCTTCATCTTTTTGCACGTTCCCACATTTGTGTCATTGGTATTGGTGGGGTAGGTGTGTGGGCCGCTGAGGCACTTGCTCGTTCAGGTATTGGGCATATCACATTGATTGATATGGATGATATCTGTGTGACTAATACTAATCGGCAATTACATGCCATCAAATCGACCGTTGGGCAGCCAAAAGTTGATGTGATGAAAAATCGTATTTTTAGAAATTAA
- a CDS encoding sulfur acceptor protein CsdL, translating to MNVIDDFITVDNVAHYLDAGFDYVIDAIDSVRPKAALLAYCRRFKIPVITTGGAGGQIDPTKIQVVDLAKTVQDPLAAKLRERLKSDFNVVKNGKGKLGIDCVFSTEQLVYPQSDGTVCAAKSTADGSKRMDCASGFGAVTMVTASFGFIAVSHALKKMIAKSQREMEKQ from the coding sequence GTGAATGTTATTGATGATTTTATTACGGTTGATAATGTCGCTCATTACCTTGATGCGGGGTTTGATTATGTTATTGATGCGATTGATAGTGTAAGGCCTAAAGCTGCGCTGTTAGCGTATTGTAGGCGCTTTAAAATACCCGTTATCACCACAGGCGGTGCTGGTGGGCAAATCGACCCAACAAAAATTCAAGTAGTGGACTTGGCTAAAACAGTTCAAGACCCATTAGCGGCTAAGTTACGAGAACGCTTAAAATCCGATTTTAACGTCGTTAAAAATGGAAAAGGAAAGCTTGGGATTGATTGTGTTTTTTCTACCGAACAGCTTGTTTATCCACAAAGCGACGGTACTGTGTGTGCGGCAAAAAGCACTGCGGATGGTTCAAAGCGAATGGACTGCGCTTCAGGCTTTGGTGCGGTTACTATGGTTACGGCTAGTTTTGGGTTTATTGCTGTTTCACATGCACTTAAAAAGATGATAGCAAAATCACAACGGGAAATGGAAAAACAGTAA
- the rlmM gene encoding Ribosomal RNA large subunit methyltransferase M translates to MSNKIALYCRPGFEKECAAEITDKAGQKEIYGFARVKENSGYVIFECYQAEDADTLARTLPFRELIFARQMIVIGDLLKDLPPEDRITPIVNALSQQVVRAGDLRVEVADTNESKELLKFCRKFTVPLRNALRKEKILLPLENFKRPVIHVFFIAPGCCYTGYSYTNNSSNFYMGIPRLKFPSDAPSRSTLKLEEAFHVFIPYEEWEERLASGMKAVDLGACPGGWTYQLVKRSMMVDAVDNGPMAESLMDTGQVKHHREDGFKFKPTSHNITWLVCDMVEKPAKVAALMTDWLAQGWCREAIFNLKLPMKKRYEEVSHILEKMKIQLKEQGVNVLIQAKQLYHDREEVTVHVMRVWSANPMAREYY, encoded by the coding sequence ATGAGTAATAAAATTGCACTATATTGCCGTCCAGGCTTTGAAAAAGAATGTGCAGCAGAGATTACAGATAAAGCTGGGCAAAAAGAAATTTATGGTTTTGCCCGCGTAAAAGAAAATAGTGGTTATGTTATTTTTGAGTGCTACCAAGCAGAAGATGCGGATACACTCGCACGAACGTTACCTTTTCGAGAATTAATTTTTGCTCGTCAAATGATTGTAATAGGGGACTTACTTAAGGATTTACCGCCTGAAGACCGTATTACCCCGATTGTAAATGCATTGAGTCAGCAAGTTGTGCGGGCAGGAGATCTCCGTGTTGAAGTTGCTGATACCAACGAATCGAAAGAATTGCTAAAGTTTTGCCGCAAGTTTACGGTACCTTTGCGTAATGCATTACGTAAAGAAAAAATCTTATTACCACTTGAAAATTTTAAGCGACCAGTTATTCATGTATTCTTTATTGCCCCAGGTTGCTGCTATACCGGGTATTCATATACTAATAATAGTTCGAATTTCTATATGGGGATCCCAAGGTTAAAATTCCCATCAGATGCCCCGAGCCGTTCAACCTTAAAACTTGAGGAAGCTTTCCATGTCTTTATTCCTTATGAAGAATGGGAGGAGCGTCTAGCAAGTGGAATGAAAGCTGTAGATCTTGGAGCATGTCCAGGGGGATGGACTTATCAATTGGTGAAACGCAGTATGATGGTCGATGCTGTAGATAATGGTCCTATGGCGGAAAGCCTTATGGATACAGGGCAAGTTAAGCATCACCGTGAAGATGGTTTTAAATTTAAGCCTACTTCCCATAACATCACTTGGTTAGTCTGTGATATGGTCGAAAAACCAGCTAAAGTTGCTGCATTAATGACGGATTGGCTTGCTCAAGGTTGGTGCCGAGAGGCCATTTTTAACTTAAAATTGCCGATGAAAAAGCGCTATGAAGAAGTCTCACATATCTTAGAAAAGATGAAAATACAGCTTAAAGAACAAGGCGTTAATGTGTTGATTCAAGCGAAGCAGCTTTATCATGACCGAGAAGAAGTGACTGTACATGTGATGAGGGTATGGTCGGCGAATCCGATGGCACGTGAGTATTATTAA
- the ygdG gene encoding Exonuclease IX, translating into MIHLLIIDALNLIRRIHAVQGSPCGETCLSAISQLIAHTNATHVVTVFDEEGRHQSWRHEKLPDYKAGRQPMPENLHAELPVLIALFKEKGIHCWQSEGDEADDLAATLATRIAGSGHTVTIVSTDKGYCQLLAPNLRIRDYFQKRWLDIPFIEKEFGVSPEQLPDYWGLAGISSSKVPGVAGIGPKSATILLQQYHSIENIFANLDKIEEKWQKKLINQQEIALICRDIATLRTDIVLQGNLNQLRYTTN; encoded by the coding sequence ATGATCCACTTATTAATTATTGATGCATTAAACTTAATACGCCGTATCCACGCGGTGCAAGGAAGCCCGTGTGGAGAAACTTGTTTATCTGCAATATCGCAGTTGATCGCCCACACTAATGCCACACACGTTGTTACGGTGTTCGATGAAGAAGGGCGTCATCAAAGCTGGCGCCATGAAAAACTGCCCGATTACAAAGCAGGTCGGCAACCTATGCCTGAAAATTTGCATGCTGAGCTCCCCGTATTAATAGCCTTATTTAAAGAAAAAGGGATTCACTGTTGGCAGTCTGAAGGAGATGAAGCCGATGATTTAGCCGCTACCTTAGCAACACGTATTGCAGGTTCGGGGCACACTGTCACCATCGTATCCACAGATAAAGGTTACTGCCAGCTACTTGCCCCTAACTTAAGAATTCGTGATTATTTTCAAAAGCGCTGGCTTGATATTCCTTTTATCGAAAAAGAATTTGGCGTTTCTCCTGAGCAGCTCCCTGATTATTGGGGACTTGCTGGGATCAGTAGTAGTAAAGTTCCTGGTGTTGCGGGCATTGGCCCCAAAAGTGCGACAATACTCTTGCAGCAATACCACTCAATTGAAAATATATTTGCCAATTTAGATAAAATTGAAGAGAAATGGCAGAAAAAGCTAATCAATCAGCAGGAGATTGCATTGATTTGCCGAGATATTGCGACGTTAAGAACCGATATTGTGCTCCAAGGAAATTTAAATCAGCTGCGTTATACAACCAACTAG
- the gcvA_4 gene encoding Gcv operon activator: MSKRLPPLNALRVFDAAARHLSFTKAAEELFVTQAAVSHQMKSLEDFLGLKLFRRRNRSLLLTEEGQSYYLDIKEIFSSLNGGDT, encoded by the coding sequence ATGTCTAAAAGATTACCGCCCCTAAATGCTCTGAGAGTCTTTGATGCTGCAGCTCGTCATTTAAGTTTTACTAAGGCAGCAGAAGAATTATTTGTAACTCAAGCGGCCGTTAGCCACCAAATGAAAAGTTTGGAGGATTTCCTTGGGTTGAAATTGTTTCGTCGACGCAATCGTTCATTGCTATTGACAGAAGAAGGTCAAAGCTATTATCTTGATATTAAAGAGATTTTTTCTTCTTTGAACGGAGGCGACACGTAA
- the mltA gene encoding Membrane-bound lytic murein transglycosylase A precursor translates to MNIGLTKIVNKHTVKKWLVTSVFLSLLAGCQTHPTDKGQQYKDGRLVQDLQKVNQVNVNGRPINAPDFNQQVNEIKNASPRLFKNNNDTYHAIENWLMAGGNPAQLANFNLTAFQMEGADNYGNVQFTGYYTPVIEARRMAQGEFRYPLYGMPPKGKTRLPSRAAIYNGALSDNLILAYSNSPVENFMMEVQGSGYVDFGDGSPLNFFGYAGKNGHAYKSIGKVLVDRGEVPLSQMSLQAIHDWTNQHSEQEVRQLLEENPSFVFFKPQSFVPVRGASAVPLIAKASVASDKTLIPPGTALLAEIPVLDNNGKFTGQYEMRMMIALDVGGAIKGHHFDIYHGIGHEAGKMAGFYNHYGRVWVLKKSQPLFGSL, encoded by the coding sequence ATGAATATAGGGCTAACAAAAATCGTCAATAAACATACAGTAAAAAAATGGTTAGTAACCAGCGTATTTCTTTCTTTATTGGCTGGATGCCAAACCCATCCAACGGATAAAGGCCAACAATATAAAGATGGTCGCTTAGTTCAGGATTTACAGAAAGTAAATCAGGTGAATGTAAATGGGCGACCTATAAATGCGCCAGATTTTAATCAACAGGTTAATGAAATTAAAAATGCATCACCGCGGTTGTTTAAAAATAATAACGACACCTACCATGCTATAGAGAATTGGTTGATGGCGGGAGGAAATCCGGCTCAATTGGCTAATTTCAATTTAACCGCTTTCCAAATGGAAGGCGCCGATAATTATGGAAACGTACAATTCACAGGGTATTACACGCCTGTGATTGAGGCCCGCCGTATGGCTCAAGGGGAGTTTCGTTATCCGTTGTACGGCATGCCACCAAAAGGAAAAACTCGTTTACCTAGTCGAGCAGCTATTTATAACGGTGCCCTGAGTGATAATTTAATTTTAGCTTATAGCAATTCACCGGTTGAAAATTTTATGATGGAAGTTCAAGGAAGTGGCTATGTTGATTTTGGGGATGGTAGCCCACTGAATTTCTTTGGTTATGCAGGTAAAAATGGTCACGCATACAAAAGTATTGGAAAAGTACTGGTGGATCGTGGCGAGGTTCCTCTGAGTCAAATGTCATTACAAGCTATTCATGATTGGACTAATCAGCATAGCGAGCAAGAAGTTCGCCAGCTTTTAGAAGAAAACCCGTCATTTGTATTTTTTAAACCACAATCATTTGTTCCTGTTAGAGGGGCAAGTGCTGTTCCTTTAATCGCTAAAGCATCCGTTGCATCAGATAAAACCCTTATTCCACCGGGTACAGCCTTGCTCGCAGAAATCCCTGTATTAGATAATAACGGGAAATTTACGGGGCAGTATGAAATGCGTATGATGATAGCCTTGGATGTCGGTGGGGCGATTAAAGGGCATCATTTTGATATTTACCACGGTATAGGCCATGAAGCTGGAAAAATGGCCGGTTTTTATAACCATTACGGGCGAGTTTGGGTGCTGAAAAAAAGCCAGCCGCTATTTGGTTCACTGTAG
- a CDS encoding Protein of uncharacterised function (DUF535) — MGRLKQWRKESKTWKALNSKFIEFKRKVRISKLPSSQYQHYQFMCQNYRSAQFSSVIEGVPHFIERPINKYLHKNWSGKQKLLTASYTLNLIENTFKPEAIKTMFCTKRKGLIVANIELKSGEFAQLTLIYSQYPREGDLTLHLRNETGDDIYLMSFSFGPEGQLYVCSLQGPSTEQSVDQVRLITKQMHGMRPKNLLMSAVYAVASFFQVKSILGISNQCHIKSQHLKSSYDTFWQECGATKTPDGWFQLPIQEPIRDIESVKSQRRAEFRRREALREAMTQDIITSLTENSIKLEH; from the coding sequence ATGGGACGACTAAAACAGTGGCGCAAGGAAAGTAAAACTTGGAAAGCTTTAAACTCTAAGTTTATTGAATTTAAAAGAAAAGTACGCATTTCAAAGCTGCCTTCGTCACAATATCAGCATTATCAATTTATGTGTCAAAACTACCGTAGCGCCCAATTTTCTTCAGTTATTGAAGGCGTTCCTCACTTTATTGAGCGCCCTATCAATAAATACCTACATAAAAATTGGAGTGGAAAACAAAAGTTATTAACCGCCAGCTACACTCTCAATTTAATTGAAAATACCTTTAAACCTGAAGCTATTAAAACTATGTTTTGTACAAAGCGAAAAGGGCTTATCGTGGCAAACATTGAATTAAAATCAGGAGAGTTCGCTCAATTGACCTTGATTTATTCTCAATACCCTCGGGAAGGCGATCTCACTTTGCACTTGAGAAATGAAACTGGCGACGATATTTATTTAATGAGCTTTTCCTTCGGCCCTGAAGGACAACTATACGTGTGCTCTTTACAAGGCCCTTCCACTGAACAAAGTGTCGACCAAGTTAGATTGATTACTAAACAGATGCACGGCATGAGACCAAAAAACTTATTAATGTCAGCCGTTTATGCAGTGGCAAGCTTCTTTCAGGTAAAATCAATATTAGGAATTTCAAACCAGTGCCATATTAAGAGCCAACATTTGAAATCAAGCTACGATACGTTTTGGCAAGAATGTGGTGCAACAAAAACACCTGATGGTTGGTTCCAATTACCCATTCAAGAGCCCATACGAGATATTGAATCAGTGAAAAGCCAGCGTCGTGCTGAATTTCGCCGCCGAGAAGCACTACGCGAGGCCATGACTCAAGATATTATTACCTCGTTAACCGAAAATTCAATTAAATTAGAGCATTGA
- the ygdH_2 gene encoding LOG family protein ygdH, with protein sequence MFAGGGHSINEIEYQYGRKVGNELGLRELNICTGCGPGAMEAPMKGAAVGHAQQQYKNSRFIGLTEPSIIAAEPPNPLVNELIIMPDIEKRLEAFVRLGHGIIIFPGGVGTAEELLYLLGILMDPANSEQVLPLILTGPKESAEYFEVLDDFIRHTLGDEASKHYQIIIDDAPEVARVMKRSMPQVKENRRSTGDAYSFNWSIKIAHDLQHPFEPTHENMASLSLHPGQAPEKLASDLRRAFSGIVAGNVKEFGMKAIEKHGPFKIHGDSELMKRMDVLLQGFVEQHRMKLPGGTAYEPCYEIVK encoded by the coding sequence TTGTTTGCTGGGGGGGGCCACTCGATTAATGAAATTGAATACCAATATGGCCGTAAGGTGGGTAATGAGCTTGGCCTACGTGAACTAAATATCTGTACAGGTTGTGGTCCCGGAGCCATGGAAGCACCCATGAAAGGTGCCGCTGTTGGCCATGCCCAACAACAATACAAAAATAGCCGTTTTATCGGTTTAACTGAACCTTCAATTATTGCTGCTGAGCCACCAAACCCATTAGTGAACGAGCTCATCATTATGCCTGATATCGAAAAACGTTTAGAGGCATTCGTTCGATTAGGTCATGGGATTATTATCTTCCCTGGAGGCGTCGGAACCGCCGAAGAGCTGCTTTATTTACTTGGTATCTTGATGGATCCGGCTAACAGTGAACAAGTTCTACCATTGATTTTAACGGGTCCAAAAGAAAGTGCAGAATACTTTGAAGTGTTAGACGATTTTATTCGTCACACTTTAGGTGATGAAGCCAGTAAGCATTACCAAATTATTATTGACGATGCACCAGAAGTTGCCCGTGTGATGAAACGTAGCATGCCACAAGTTAAAGAAAATCGCCGTAGCACTGGCGATGCCTATAGCTTCAACTGGTCCATTAAAATTGCTCACGATTTACAGCATCCATTCGAACCAACGCATGAAAATATGGCATCACTGAGCCTACATCCAGGGCAAGCCCCTGAAAAATTGGCTTCAGATTTACGCCGTGCTTTCTCCGGTATTGTGGCTGGTAACGTGAAAGAATTTGGTATGAAAGCCATAGAAAAGCATGGACCATTCAAAATTCACGGCGATAGTGAGCTAATGAAGCGTATGGATGTGCTATTACAAGGCTTCGTTGAACAACATCGTATGAAATTACCGGGTGGTACGGCATATGAACCTTGCTATGAAATCGTGAAATAA
- the gcvA_3 gene encoding Gcv operon activator, with protein MSLSPSFAIQWLVPRLSGFNQAYPGIDVRIQAVDREEDKLADDVDVAIFYGKGNWPGLRTDRLYAEYLMPVCSPSLLTGDRQLKNPEDLAKHTLLHDSSRRDWQAYVKQLELQNVVNVQQGPIFSHSAMVIQAAVHGQGIALTNNVMAKNEIDAGRLVCPFSEVLVSKNAFYLVCQENQADLGKIAAFRQWILGQAASEQEKLGFITGDQDVALIQ; from the coding sequence GTGAGTTTATCCCCAAGTTTTGCGATTCAGTGGCTGGTACCAAGGCTTTCTGGTTTTAATCAAGCCTATCCCGGAATTGATGTGCGGATCCAAGCTGTAGATAGAGAAGAAGATAAATTGGCAGATGACGTTGATGTCGCTATTTTCTACGGTAAAGGTAATTGGCCTGGGCTAAGAACAGATAGGCTTTATGCTGAATATTTAATGCCAGTATGTTCACCATCTTTATTAACAGGGGATCGCCAACTAAAAAATCCTGAGGATTTAGCAAAACATACGTTACTTCACGATTCTTCACGAAGGGACTGGCAAGCATATGTTAAGCAACTAGAGTTACAAAATGTAGTTAATGTACAGCAAGGTCCTATTTTTAGTCATAGCGCTATGGTTATTCAAGCCGCGGTTCATGGTCAAGGAATTGCACTAACGAATAATGTGATGGCTAAAAATGAAATTGATGCAGGGCGCTTAGTTTGTCCCTTTAGTGAGGTATTAGTTAGTAAAAATGCATTTTACTTAGTTTGCCAAGAAAATCAGGCTGATTTAGGCAAAATAGCTGCATTTCGCCAATGGATTCTTGGGCAGGCGGCAAGTGAACAAGAGAAATTAGGCTTTATTACGGGTGACCAAGATGTGGCGCTTATTCAGTAA
- the syd gene encoding SecY interacting protein Syd: MNTSHSAALQNFTQKYVSQWHQQTGLPPASTDLYGIPSPCIVRTGENWVYWEPQAFPIKDANLDKVATALEINLQSDIHTFYTTQLAGDMKATFRDITLSLVQVWNEDDFIRLQENLIGHLVTQKRLKLPPTLFIATLESEIEMISMCNLSGEIILEKIW, translated from the coding sequence ATGAACACATCACATTCTGCCGCACTACAAAATTTTACTCAGAAATATGTTTCACAATGGCATCAACAAACGGGGTTACCTCCTGCCTCAACAGATTTATATGGCATTCCATCTCCCTGTATTGTCCGTACAGGTGAAAATTGGGTTTACTGGGAGCCTCAAGCATTTCCAATAAAGGATGCGAACTTGGATAAAGTCGCGACAGCATTGGAGATTAATTTACAAAGTGATATCCATACTTTTTATACGACACAGCTTGCTGGCGATATGAAAGCCACATTTCGTGATATTACGCTGAGTTTAGTGCAGGTTTGGAATGAAGATGACTTCATCCGTTTGCAAGAGAATTTAATTGGTCATTTAGTCACTCAAAAGCGTTTAAAACTACCCCCCACGCTGTTCATCGCGACTTTAGAGTCTGAGATTGAAATGATATCAATGTGTAATCTCTCGGGAGAAATTATATTAGAAAAAATTTGGTAG
- the queF gene encoding NADPH-dependent 7-cyano-7-deazaguanine reductase has translation MSHYQNNPALNNLTLGKKTAYHDQYDATLLQAVPRSLNRDPLAIHAKSLPFHGADIWTMYELSWLNQRGVPQVAIGSISVVANSENLIESKSFKLYLNSFNQTRFETWENVRSALQNDLSRCANGQVSVTLHKLEHFSHQPIQPLLGACIDEQEIDIDNYEFNRDYLANCTQQQVVDETLVSHLLKSNCLITNQPDWGSVQIHYRGPKIDREALLRYLVSFRHHNEFHEQCVERIFTDIMQLCKPEKLSVYARYTRRGGLDINPWRSNEEFMPELGRLSRQ, from the coding sequence ATGTCACACTACCAGAATAATCCCGCACTTAATAATTTAACTCTTGGGAAAAAAACGGCTTATCATGACCAGTATGATGCCACATTATTGCAAGCCGTCCCTCGTAGCTTAAATCGTGATCCTTTAGCCATTCACGCTAAGTCGCTTCCATTTCACGGTGCTGACATTTGGACAATGTACGAGCTTTCATGGCTAAATCAGCGTGGTGTTCCTCAAGTAGCGATAGGCTCGATTAGTGTTGTTGCAAATAGCGAAAATTTAATTGAATCTAAAAGTTTTAAGCTTTATCTAAACAGTTTTAACCAAACGCGTTTTGAAACTTGGGAAAATGTGCGAAGCGCTTTGCAAAATGATTTAAGCCGCTGTGCTAATGGGCAAGTAAGCGTTACACTTCATAAATTAGAGCATTTTTCTCATCAACCTATCCAGCCACTACTTGGCGCATGCATTGATGAGCAAGAGATTGACATTGATAATTATGAGTTTAATCGTGACTATTTGGCGAATTGTACCCAACAACAGGTCGTCGACGAAACGTTAGTGAGCCATTTATTAAAATCAAACTGTTTAATTACTAACCAACCTGACTGGGGCTCTGTACAGATTCACTATCGTGGACCAAAAATTGATCGAGAAGCCTTATTACGCTACTTAGTTTCATTTCGCCATCATAATGAGTTTCACGAACAATGCGTTGAGCGCATTTTCACTGATATTATGCAATTATGTAAACCTGAAAAATTAAGTGTTTACGCACGCTATACTCGCCGTGGAGGGCTTGATATAAACCCATGGCGTAGCAATGAAGAATTTATGCCTGAATTAGGTCGCTTATCACGACAATAA
- the ygdD gene encoding Protein of uncharacterised function (DUF423) has product MNSRLMLIFAGISGFFTVAFGAIGSHALSSIMSVHQMDWIEIGLRYQMLHTVALDGARGNSIT; this is encoded by the coding sequence GTGAATAGTCGTTTGATGTTAATTTTCGCTGGAATTAGTGGCTTCTTTACTGTTGCTTTTGGGGCTATTGGTTCACACGCGTTATCGTCAATTATGAGTGTCCACCAAATGGACTGGATTGAAATCGGGCTACGTTATCAAATGTTGCATACTGTTGCATTGGATGGTGCTCGGGGCAATTCTATTACGTAA